The DNA region GGTGATGATGACGCCGGAGCCGGTGGACTTGCCGTCGGCGGAGGTCGCGTTGATCTCCACCACGCTCGGGTCGACGGCCTTGACCACGCTCGCGACCGTGCCGTCCAGCTTGGCGGAGGCGTTGACGGCGCTGTTGGCGCCGCTCGTCGCGGCGGCGCTGGTCGAGTGGTCGGTGGCGTTGCCGATCAGGGCGCCCGCGCCGCCGCCGATGACGCCGGCCGCCACGGCCACCGCGGCGAACACCGCGACCGGCCGGCGGGCCCTGCGCCGCGCGTGCGGGGTGGGGGCGGGCACCGGCCCGGCGCCGAACCCGGCGGGCCGCGGCTGCGCCGGGTCGTACGGGGGCGGCGGCGGGGCGGCGGCGCCGTAGGGCGCGGGCGGGTAGGCGAGCGGGGGCTGCTGCGAGGACTCCGGGGCCTGCCCCGGGTGCGTGCCGTGCCCCGGGTGCGTGCCGTGCGCCGGGTGCGGGCTCTGCGCGGACGGCCCGGCGGTCCGGGGGTCCTGGGGGTCCTGCGGGTCCTGGGGGTCCTGGGGAAGGTGGCTGCTCTCGGTCATGTCTATGACTGTGCGGCCGTTTCATGAGAGCTTCCTGAGCGCACACTGAGAAGCCCGACAGAAGGAGGTATGCCCGATATAAGGAAGATCCCTGGTCAGCGGGGCCGTTCCTTACGCGGCCCCAACGCCCGCGCACGGGACCGCCGTTCGGGTGAACGCCAGGGGCGGTCGGCCGCGGGCGCAAGCCGCTGGTCAGCCGCAGCCGCAGGACGCCCTGACCACCAGCCGGGACGGGAACTGCCGCAGCCGCTCGCGGCGCGCACCGGGCACCCGCAGCGAGTCGTCCAGCACCGCGTCGACCGCGGCCCGGGCCATCGCCTGCCGGTCCGAGGCGACCGTGGTCAGCGGCGGATCGGCGAGCGCCGCCTCCTTCACGTCGTCGAACCCGGCCACCGCCAGCTCGCCGGGCACGTCGATGCGCAGCTCGCGGGCCGCCCGCAGCACCCCGATCGCCTGGTCGTCGGTGGCGCAGAAGATGGCCGGCGGCCGGTCCGGGCCGGCCAGCAGCTCCAGCGCGACCCGGTAGGCGTCGTAGCGGTTGTACGGGGCCTGGAAGAGGCGGCCCTCGGTGGACCGCCCGGCCTCCTGCATGGCCCGCTGCCAGCCGACCACGTGGTCGGTCACCGGGTCGCCGACCACCGGCGTCTTCTCGATGCCGCCGAGGCAGGCCACGTACGGGTGGCCGTGCTCCAGCAGGTGCCGGGTGGCCAACTGGGCGCCGCCGATGTCGTCGGTGACCACGGCGATGTCGTCGATGGCCTCGGGCCGCTCGTGCAGCAGCACCACCCGGGCGTCCCACGCCTCGATCTCGGTGGCCGCGTTCTCGCTCGGCCCCTGGCTGATCAGGATCAGCCCGGACACCCGCATGCCGAGGAACGCCCGCAGGTAGTGCACCTCGCGCTCGTCGAGGTAGTCGGAGTTGCCGACCAGCACCATCTTGCCGCGCTCGGACGCGGCCTGCTCCACGGCGTGCGCCATCTCCGCGAAGAACGGCTGCCGCGCGTCCGGCACGATCAGGCCGATCAGGTCGGTCCGCCGGCTGGCCATCGCCTGGGCCACGCGGTCCGGGCGGTAGCCGAGCTGCTTGATGGCCGCGAGGACACGCTCGCGGGTGGCCGGGGCGACCGGCCGGGGTCCGTTGTTGATGACGTAGCTGACGACCGCGGTCGAGGTCCCCGCAAGCCTGGCCACGTCGTCGCGCGTCACCTTGGGCACGTCGCGCAGTCTACGCGGGTGTACCGCCCCGTCACATGGATCGTGGGATCGTCATACGGTCTGTTCCGCCTGCTCCGCGGGGTCGGGTGCGGCGCCGGCGGCGGGGCTCGCGGCGGCGCCCTGGGCACGGCCCTGCGCGGCCTCGCTCCTGGCGGCCTCCTCGGCGGCCCGCTCGACCTTCTCCGGCGTCACGAACCGGTAGCCGACGTTGCGCACGGTGCCGATCAGCGACTCGTGCTCCACGCCGAGCTTGGCCCGCAGCCGCCGCACGTGGACGTCCACGGTGCGGGTGCCGCCGAAGTAGTCGTAGCCCCACACCTCCTGGAGCAGCTGGGCCCGGGTGAACACCCGGCCGGGGTGCTGCGCCAGGTACTTCAGCAGCTCGAACTCCTTGAAGGTCAGGTCGAGCACCCGGCCCTTGAGCTTGGCGCTGTAGGTGGCCTCGTCCACCGACAGGTCGCCGTTGCGGATCTCCATCGGGCTGTCGTCCGCGGTGATCTGCTGGCGGCCCATCGCCAGCCGCAGCCGGGCCTCGACCTCGGCCGGGCCCGCGGTGTCCAGCAGGACGTCGTCGATGCCCCAGTCCGCGGTGACCGCGGCCAGGCCGCCCTCGGTGACCACCAGCACCAGCGGGCAGCCGGGGCCGGTGGAGCGCAGCAGCTGGCACAGGCTTCGCACCTGCGGCAGGTCGCGGCGGCCGTCGATCAGTATGACGTCGGCGCCCGGGGTGTCGACCAGGGCGGGGCCCTCGGCGGGCGCCACCCGGACGTTGTGCAGCAGCAGCCCGAGCGCGGGCAGCACCTCGGTGGACGGCTGGAGGGCGTTGGTCAGAAGAAGGAGTGAACTCACCGGGCGCTCCCGTCGGTCGTCGTCCGGCCAGGACGCGGTGCCGGCGCCGCGGGCGTCGTCGTCGACGCTGGCGCCGGGCTCGTTTCGGTCGTCGTGGTCGTAGCGGTCTCGAACTGGCTCAAAGTGAACCCCTTGTCGGTCCGTGCGAGGCGACGCGCCTGTGCCGGAAAGCACGAAAGGACCCGGGGGCGACATTGCCCAGGTCCTCTTGAAGGGAACAATAGCCCACATGGACAGCCATGCCGAGACCGCGGACGATCGTATACGTGTCCCTGTGATCACATCGGGTGGCGACCGGGCGATTCTGTTGACGGCGGACGGCGTGGCGGTCGAAGCCGAACACCTGCCGGGGACCGCGGGAATCAGCCGTACGGGTGGGCCCGGTGAATCCGGTGGGTCCGCTGAATCCGGTGAAGCCGGTGGGCCCGGTGAATCCGGTGAATCCGGTGAAGCCGGTGGGCCCGGCGGGTCGGGCGCGGACGGGCTCGCGATCGTCATCGCGCACGGCTTCAGCGGCGCGCTGGCCCGGCCCGCGGTGCGCCGCGCGGCCCGCGACCTGAGCCGGTACGGCGGGGTGGTCACCTTCTCCTTCCGCGGCCACGGCCGCTCCGGCGGCCGCTCGACGGTCGGCGACCTGGAGGTCCTGGACCTGGACGCGGCGGTGCGCTGGGCGCGGTCGCTGGGGTACGCGCGGGTGGCCGCGCTCGGCTTCTCGATGGGCGGGTCGGTGGTGCTGCGGCACGCGGGCGCGGCCAACGCGGCGGCGCGCGCGCAGCACCCCGGCGCGGGCGGACTGCTGCCGGTGGACGCCGTGGTCGCGGTCAGCTCGCCCGCGCGCTGGTACTACCGCGGCACCGCGCCCATGCGCCGGCTGCACTGGGCGGTGACCCGGCCGTCCGGCCGGCTGGTGACCCGGCTCGGCCTGCGGACCCGCATCCACCCCCGCGACTGGGACCCGGTGCCGGCCTCGCCGGTCGAGTCGGTCCCGGCCGTGCCGCCCACCCCGCTGCTGATCGTGCACGGCGACCGGGACGCCTACTTCCCGCTGGACCACCCGCTGTCGCTGGCCGAGGCGGCCGGCCCGGGCGGCGCCGAGCTGTGGATCGAGCCCGGCTTCGGCCACGCGGAGAACGCCGCGGACGCCGCGCTGCTCGCCCGGATCGGGGACTGGCTGGCCGCCCGCGTTTGCCATGATGGACGCCGGCACGACGCATGAGCCCCGCCGGCCCGCCGCACGGGCCCGCCCCGCGCACCGGCGGACGGCGCCGCGCACGGCCCCACCCGCGGCACGACGCGGTACGCAGTAACAGGCACGACGTCAGCACGTACGACGCACGCAGCACGCCAGCACGACGCAGCACGAGGGACGGAGCCGCGATGGCCGCACCACGGACGGCCGTGGGCACGATCCGCTACTGGGCGGCGGCGAAGGCCGCGGCGGGCACGGCGGAGGAGCCGTACCGCGCCGCCACGCTCGCCGAGGCGCTCGACGCGGCGCGCGAACGCCACGCCGGGCGGCCGGAGTTCACCCGGGTGCTGCTGCGCTGCTCCTTCCTGGTCGACGGCGACCCCGTCGGCACCCGCGACCACACCGCCGTGCCGCTCCGCGAGGGCGGCACGGTCGAGGTCCTTCCCCTTCGCCGGAGGCGCCCGATGACCACTCCCGACGGCGCCGCGAACGGCCCGCACGACCCCGACGCCCCCCGCGAGTCCGGCTACGGCCCCGGCGCCAGCCGGCGCCCGGGACACGCCGGGGGACAGCCGTACGACCCGCAGCAGGGCTACCCCGCCGACGCCGGCCAGGCGTACGGCGCGGGCGCGGGCTCCAGCTACGGCGACGGCTACGGCGACGGCTCCGGCGACGGCTCCGGCTACGACGACGGCTACGGCGACGGCTCCGGCTACGGCGACGCGGGCGGCTACAGCCCGCACCAGGCGCAGCCGTACCCCGGCGTCGAGCACGGCGCCGCGCCCTCGTACGGGCAGCAGCAGGGCGCGGACCACCCGCAGGGCTGGGCCTACGTCCCCGAGCCGCTCAGCGGACAGCTCCCCCGCAGGCGGAGTCCGGCGCGGCCTACGGCGTCCCGGCCTCCGGCGACGCGTGGCAGCCCGGCGCGTACCACGACCGGCCCGGCGCCCCCGGCCACGACGGCCGGTACGGCGCGCAGCCCGGCGGGTACGGCCAGGAGCACGGCCGCCCCTACGGCGCCGCCGCGCCCGGCGCCCAGCCCCACGCGGCCCCCCAGCCCTACGCCCCCGGCAGCGCCGCCCCCCACGCCGGCAACCCGTACGGCTCCGGAGGCCCCGGACACGCGGGCGGCTCCCCGGCAGCGGGCGGCGGCTACGCCTCGGGCGCGCCCGCCGGCCCCGGGTACGCCGGCGGCCCCGGCGCGGCGGGCGACGCCTACGCCCCCGGCGGCGCGGACCGGGCCGGCGCCCAGCCGTACGGCGGCGCCGCGCAGTACGGCAGCGGCGGCTACGGGGGCGACGGTTACGCCGGCGGTCGCGGCGGCGACGGACACGGCGCCGGCTACGACCCGTACGACCCCGCGGGCCGCGCCGGCGGCGGCGCGCAGCCCTACCCGCACGCCTATGCCGAGCCGCAGGCGCCCCGCGGGGCCGAGCACACCGCGGTGCTGCCCGCCTACGCGGGGGACGCGGAGGAGCTGCCGCAGCAGCCCGGGCCGTGGGACGAGGCGTCCGCGCGGGCCGCGGCGCAGGGCACACCCGCGCCGCCGGCCAGGACCGGCTCGCCGATCATCCCGCCGGGCGTCCAGCCCGCCGCGCTGACCGCCGTCCTCG from Actinacidiphila sp. DG2A-62 includes:
- a CDS encoding LacI family DNA-binding transcriptional regulator codes for the protein MPKVTRDDVARLAGTSTAVVSYVINNGPRPVAPATRERVLAAIKQLGYRPDRVAQAMASRRTDLIGLIVPDARQPFFAEMAHAVEQAASERGKMVLVGNSDYLDEREVHYLRAFLGMRVSGLILISQGPSENAATEIEAWDARVVLLHERPEAIDDIAVVTDDIGGAQLATRHLLEHGHPYVACLGGIEKTPVVGDPVTDHVVGWQRAMQEAGRSTEGRLFQAPYNRYDAYRVALELLAGPDRPPAIFCATDDQAIGVLRAARELRIDVPGELAVAGFDDVKEAALADPPLTTVASDRQAMARAAVDAVLDDSLRVPGARRERLRQFPSRLVVRASCGCG
- a CDS encoding response regulator transcription factor, producing MSSLLLLTNALQPSTEVLPALGLLLHNVRVAPAEGPALVDTPGADVILIDGRRDLPQVRSLCQLLRSTGPGCPLVLVVTEGGLAAVTADWGIDDVLLDTAGPAEVEARLRLAMGRQQITADDSPMEIRNGDLSVDEATYSAKLKGRVLDLTFKEFELLKYLAQHPGRVFTRAQLLQEVWGYDYFGGTRTVDVHVRRLRAKLGVEHESLIGTVRNVGYRFVTPEKVERAAEEAARSEAAQGRAQGAAASPAAGAAPDPAEQAEQTV
- a CDS encoding alpha/beta hydrolase, with amino-acid sequence MDSHAETADDRIRVPVITSGGDRAILLTADGVAVEAEHLPGTAGISRTGGPGESGGSAESGEAGGPGESGESGEAGGPGGSGADGLAIVIAHGFSGALARPAVRRAARDLSRYGGVVTFSFRGHGRSGGRSTVGDLEVLDLDAAVRWARSLGYARVAALGFSMGGSVVLRHAGAANAAARAQHPGAGGLLPVDAVVAVSSPARWYYRGTAPMRRLHWAVTRPSGRLVTRLGLRTRIHPRDWDPVPASPVESVPAVPPTPLLIVHGDRDAYFPLDHPLSLAEAAGPGGAELWIEPGFGHAENAADAALLARIGDWLAARVCHDGRRHDA